A single Anopheles arabiensis isolate DONGOLA chromosome 2, AaraD3, whole genome shotgun sequence DNA region contains:
- the LOC120897115 gene encoding vacuolar protein sorting-associated protein 35 isoform X2 codes for MPQTPINSVDEQDKLLTEAMTVVRAQSFQMKRFLDKDRLMEAMRCASTMLGELRTSLLSPKSYYELYMAITDELRHFEHYLLDEFQKGRKVPDLYEHVQYAGNIVPRLYLLITVGLVYIKTNSALKRSILKDLVEMCRGVQHPLRGLFLRNYLLQCTRNILPDTMHVGASGDENEGTVIDAIDFVLTNFAEMNKLWVRIQHQGHSSERARREKEREELKILVGTNLVRLSQLESATLDIYQRLILPGILEQVVSCRDAIAQEYLMECIIQVFPDEFHLQTLDPFLKSCAQLQPGVNVKNIIISLIDRLALYNQRNGKVTQTSAGTTEIISAIPAEVQLFEVFSTQIANIVQLRTDMPMEDTVSLQVALVSLAQKVYPDRVDYVDKVLETTAQILDRLKLSNISHSLSVNQELSRLLRLCVDFYNNILTILQLKFFTPLLEKFDYTSRKALALYIVMNVLENETLVPTAEQVDSVLTIISPLIRDQDDQPADVRANMEDFAEDQGIVGRFVHLLRSDDPDTQYKILIAARKHFGTGGQHRIRYVLPPLVFQAYQLAYKYKSIAAEDEMWDKKCQKILQFCHSTIAVLAKSELPELALRMYLQGALCIGQIAYTNHEAVAYDFMTQAFSLYEDEISDSKSQFAAITLIISTVEQMTCFTEENAEPLRTSCALAASKLLKKPDQCRAVVTCASLFWSGKQNGQELRDEKRTLECLKKAAKIASQCLDVGVQLQLYVELLNHYIFYFTRGNTQITVSMLNQLIAKINEELPNLEPTEETKQIEMHYQNTLAHIRSRMESTDAGIEASFAGITLN; via the exons ATGGAGGCAATGCGCTGCGCCTCGACCATGCTCGGGGAGCTGCGCACATCGCTGCTGTCGCCCAAAAGCTACTACGAGCTGTACATGGCCATCACGGACGAGCTGCGGCACTTCGAGCACTACCTGCTGGACGAGTTTCAGAAGGGCCGTAAGGTGCCGGATCTGTACGAGCATGTGCAGTATGCGGGCAATATCGTGCCACGGCTCTACCTGCTCATTACGGTCGGTTTGGTGTACATCAAGACGAACAGTGCGCTGAAGCGCAGCATTCTGAAGGATCTGGTGGAAATGTGTCGCGGCGTACAGCATCCCTTGCGGGGGTTGTTTCTGCGCAACTATCTGCTGCAGTGTACGCGCAACATCCTGCCGGACACGATGCACGTTGGTGCGTCCGGGGACGAGAACGAGGGCACAGTGATCGATGCGATCGACTTTGTGCTGACCAACTTTGCCGAGATGAACAAGCTGTGGGTGCGAATCCAGCACCAGGGCCATTCGAGCGAAAGGGCTCGCCGGGAGAAGGAACGGGAGGAGCTGAAGATTTTGGTTGGCACCAATCTGGTCCGGCTGTCCCAACTCGAATCGGCCACGCTCGACATCTACCAGCGGCTCATCCTGCCCGGCATTTTGGAGCAGGTGGTCAGCTGCCGTGACGCGATCGCCCAGGAGTACCTGATGGAGTGCATCATTCAGGTGTTTCCGGACGAGTTTCATCTGCAGACGCTCGACCCATTCCTCAAGTCCTGTGCCCAGCTGCAGCCGGGCGTGAACGTGAAGAATATCATTATTTCGCTCATCGATCGGCTGGCACTGTACAATCAGCGGAACGGAAAGGTCACGCAGACATCGGCCGGAACGACGGAAATCATTTCTGCCATCCCAGCCGAGGTGCAGCTGTTCGAGGTGTTCAGCACGCAGATAGCAAATATAGTGCAATTGCGCACGGACATGCCGATGGAGGACACGGTCTCGCTACAGGTAGCGCTCGTCAGCCTGGCCCAAAAGGTGTATCCCGATCGGGTGGACTACGTCGACAAGGTGCTAGAAACAACGGCCCAAATTTTGGATCGGTTAAAGCTATCAAA CATTTCACATTCCCTGTCGGTGAACCAGGAGCTGTCGCGCCTGTTGAGATTGTGCGTCGATTTCTACAACAACATTCTGACGATTCTGCAGCTAAAGTTCTTTACGCCGCTTTTGGAAAAGTTCGACTACACCTCGCGCAAAGCGCTCGCGCTGTACATCGTGATGAATGTACTGGAAAATGAAACACTGGTGCCGACGGCCGAACAGGTGGACAGCGTGCTAACGATCATATCACCTCTGATCCGCGATCAAGACGATCAACCGGCGGACGTCCGGGCAAACATGGAAGACTTTGCCGAAGATCAGGGTATTGTGGGCCGATTCGTGCATCTGTTGCGCTCGGACGATCCGGACACGCAGTACAAAATACTGATCGCTGCCCGCAAACACTTTGGCACGGGCGGACAGCATCGCATTCGGTACGTGCTGCCACCGCTCGTGTTCCAAGCATATCAGCTGGCGTACAAGTACAAGTCGATCGCGGCAGAAGATGAAATGTGGGACAAAAAGTGTCAGAAAATCCTACAATTTTGCCACAGCACCATTGCCGTGCTGGCAAAGTCGGAACTGCCCGAGCTAGCGCTGCGCATGTACCTGCAAGGGGCACTTTGCATCGGCCAGATTGCGTACACCAATCACGAAGCTGTTGCGTACGATTTCATGACACAG GCCTTTTCTCTGTATGAGGATGAAATTTCTGACTCCAAGTCACAGTTTGCCGCCATTACGCTGATCATTTCAACCGTCGAACAAATGACTTGCTTTACGGAGGAAAACGCTGAACCGCTGCGCACGAGCTGTGCCCTGGCGGCGTCGAAGCTGCTCAAAAAACCCGACCAATGCAGAGCCGTGGTTACATGCGCCAGTCTCTTTTGGAGTGGAAA ACAAAATGGACAAGAGCTGCGTGACGAGAAGCGTACACTAGAATGTTTGAAGAAGGCGGCCAAGATAGCGTCCCAGTGTCTGGACGTTGGCGTACAGCTACAGCTGTACGTAGAGCTGTTGAATCAttacattttctatttcaCCCGCGGCAATACGCAAATCACCGTATCGATGCTCAATCAG TTGATAGCGAAAATCAACGAAGAGCTTCCGAACCTGGAACCCACGGAGGAGACGAAGCAAATCGAGATGCATTACCAAAACACGCTGGCTCACATTCGCAGCCGAATGGAATCGACCGACGCAGGGATAGAGGCGTCATTTGCCGGTATTACGTTGAATTAG
- the LOC120897115 gene encoding vacuolar protein sorting-associated protein 35 isoform X1, producing MYLWNSANLDNSALYRHSSQPQTPINSVDEQDKLLTEAMTVVRAQSFQMKRFLDKDRLMEAMRCASTMLGELRTSLLSPKSYYELYMAITDELRHFEHYLLDEFQKGRKVPDLYEHVQYAGNIVPRLYLLITVGLVYIKTNSALKRSILKDLVEMCRGVQHPLRGLFLRNYLLQCTRNILPDTMHVGASGDENEGTVIDAIDFVLTNFAEMNKLWVRIQHQGHSSERARREKEREELKILVGTNLVRLSQLESATLDIYQRLILPGILEQVVSCRDAIAQEYLMECIIQVFPDEFHLQTLDPFLKSCAQLQPGVNVKNIIISLIDRLALYNQRNGKVTQTSAGTTEIISAIPAEVQLFEVFSTQIANIVQLRTDMPMEDTVSLQVALVSLAQKVYPDRVDYVDKVLETTAQILDRLKLSNISHSLSVNQELSRLLRLCVDFYNNILTILQLKFFTPLLEKFDYTSRKALALYIVMNVLENETLVPTAEQVDSVLTIISPLIRDQDDQPADVRANMEDFAEDQGIVGRFVHLLRSDDPDTQYKILIAARKHFGTGGQHRIRYVLPPLVFQAYQLAYKYKSIAAEDEMWDKKCQKILQFCHSTIAVLAKSELPELALRMYLQGALCIGQIAYTNHEAVAYDFMTQAFSLYEDEISDSKSQFAAITLIISTVEQMTCFTEENAEPLRTSCALAASKLLKKPDQCRAVVTCASLFWSGKQNGQELRDEKRTLECLKKAAKIASQCLDVGVQLQLYVELLNHYIFYFTRGNTQITVSMLNQLIAKINEELPNLEPTEETKQIEMHYQNTLAHIRSRMESTDAGIEASFAGITLN from the exons ATGGAGGCAATGCGCTGCGCCTCGACCATGCTCGGGGAGCTGCGCACATCGCTGCTGTCGCCCAAAAGCTACTACGAGCTGTACATGGCCATCACGGACGAGCTGCGGCACTTCGAGCACTACCTGCTGGACGAGTTTCAGAAGGGCCGTAAGGTGCCGGATCTGTACGAGCATGTGCAGTATGCGGGCAATATCGTGCCACGGCTCTACCTGCTCATTACGGTCGGTTTGGTGTACATCAAGACGAACAGTGCGCTGAAGCGCAGCATTCTGAAGGATCTGGTGGAAATGTGTCGCGGCGTACAGCATCCCTTGCGGGGGTTGTTTCTGCGCAACTATCTGCTGCAGTGTACGCGCAACATCCTGCCGGACACGATGCACGTTGGTGCGTCCGGGGACGAGAACGAGGGCACAGTGATCGATGCGATCGACTTTGTGCTGACCAACTTTGCCGAGATGAACAAGCTGTGGGTGCGAATCCAGCACCAGGGCCATTCGAGCGAAAGGGCTCGCCGGGAGAAGGAACGGGAGGAGCTGAAGATTTTGGTTGGCACCAATCTGGTCCGGCTGTCCCAACTCGAATCGGCCACGCTCGACATCTACCAGCGGCTCATCCTGCCCGGCATTTTGGAGCAGGTGGTCAGCTGCCGTGACGCGATCGCCCAGGAGTACCTGATGGAGTGCATCATTCAGGTGTTTCCGGACGAGTTTCATCTGCAGACGCTCGACCCATTCCTCAAGTCCTGTGCCCAGCTGCAGCCGGGCGTGAACGTGAAGAATATCATTATTTCGCTCATCGATCGGCTGGCACTGTACAATCAGCGGAACGGAAAGGTCACGCAGACATCGGCCGGAACGACGGAAATCATTTCTGCCATCCCAGCCGAGGTGCAGCTGTTCGAGGTGTTCAGCACGCAGATAGCAAATATAGTGCAATTGCGCACGGACATGCCGATGGAGGACACGGTCTCGCTACAGGTAGCGCTCGTCAGCCTGGCCCAAAAGGTGTATCCCGATCGGGTGGACTACGTCGACAAGGTGCTAGAAACAACGGCCCAAATTTTGGATCGGTTAAAGCTATCAAA CATTTCACATTCCCTGTCGGTGAACCAGGAGCTGTCGCGCCTGTTGAGATTGTGCGTCGATTTCTACAACAACATTCTGACGATTCTGCAGCTAAAGTTCTTTACGCCGCTTTTGGAAAAGTTCGACTACACCTCGCGCAAAGCGCTCGCGCTGTACATCGTGATGAATGTACTGGAAAATGAAACACTGGTGCCGACGGCCGAACAGGTGGACAGCGTGCTAACGATCATATCACCTCTGATCCGCGATCAAGACGATCAACCGGCGGACGTCCGGGCAAACATGGAAGACTTTGCCGAAGATCAGGGTATTGTGGGCCGATTCGTGCATCTGTTGCGCTCGGACGATCCGGACACGCAGTACAAAATACTGATCGCTGCCCGCAAACACTTTGGCACGGGCGGACAGCATCGCATTCGGTACGTGCTGCCACCGCTCGTGTTCCAAGCATATCAGCTGGCGTACAAGTACAAGTCGATCGCGGCAGAAGATGAAATGTGGGACAAAAAGTGTCAGAAAATCCTACAATTTTGCCACAGCACCATTGCCGTGCTGGCAAAGTCGGAACTGCCCGAGCTAGCGCTGCGCATGTACCTGCAAGGGGCACTTTGCATCGGCCAGATTGCGTACACCAATCACGAAGCTGTTGCGTACGATTTCATGACACAG GCCTTTTCTCTGTATGAGGATGAAATTTCTGACTCCAAGTCACAGTTTGCCGCCATTACGCTGATCATTTCAACCGTCGAACAAATGACTTGCTTTACGGAGGAAAACGCTGAACCGCTGCGCACGAGCTGTGCCCTGGCGGCGTCGAAGCTGCTCAAAAAACCCGACCAATGCAGAGCCGTGGTTACATGCGCCAGTCTCTTTTGGAGTGGAAA ACAAAATGGACAAGAGCTGCGTGACGAGAAGCGTACACTAGAATGTTTGAAGAAGGCGGCCAAGATAGCGTCCCAGTGTCTGGACGTTGGCGTACAGCTACAGCTGTACGTAGAGCTGTTGAATCAttacattttctatttcaCCCGCGGCAATACGCAAATCACCGTATCGATGCTCAATCAG TTGATAGCGAAAATCAACGAAGAGCTTCCGAACCTGGAACCCACGGAGGAGACGAAGCAAATCGAGATGCATTACCAAAACACGCTGGCTCACATTCGCAGCCGAATGGAATCGACCGACGCAGGGATAGAGGCGTCATTTGCCGGTATTACGTTGAATTAG